Proteins encoded by one window of Archaeoglobus veneficus SNP6:
- a CDS encoding DUF433 domain-containing protein: MKWITAHPEVCHGKPVFKGTRILVSDILELLASGVSVREILEEYPGLNEEMIREALEYAAKLIKGERHVRFKVPVR, translated from the coding sequence ATGAAATGGATAACAGCACATCCCGAAGTCTGCCACGGAAAACCTGTATTTAAAGGAACGAGAATTCTGGTCAGTGACATTCTTGAATTACTTGCTTCTGGAGTCAGCGTTAGAGAAATTCTTGAGGAATATCCGGGGTTAAACGAAGAAATGATTAGAGAAGCTTTAGAGTATGCAGCTAAACTCATTAAGGGAGAACGCCATGTTAGATTTAAAGTTCCTGTTAGATGA
- a CDS encoding DUF5615 family PIN-like protein, which translates to MKFLLDDNVPYSVKKWFQKKGLEAVKLFEIGLKGADDETIYRYAIENGFAVITLDLDFGYLFLKFQKGTIIVLRPHRSIPDEIVCLLERSVEVIQEKEGLIVVKPDMSR; encoded by the coding sequence ATGAAGTTCCTGCTTGATGATAATGTTCCTTATAGCGTAAAAAAATGGTTTCAGAAGAAAGGACTTGAGGCGGTTAAGCTGTTTGAAATTGGTCTGAAGGGGGCAGATGATGAAACCATCTATAGATACGCTATTGAAAATGGCTTCGCAGTGATAACACTTGATCTGGATTTTGGATATCTATTCCTCAAATTCCAAAAAGGGACTATAATAGTTCTAAGACCACACAGGTCAATACCAGATGAAATAGTATGCTTATTAGAAAGATCTGTAGAAGTTATACAGGAAAAAGAAGGTCTAATTGTTGTTAAACCGGACATGTCAAGATAA
- the hepT gene encoding type VII toxin-antitoxin system HepT family RNase toxin yields MRRKRYSEKLEWVEKETIFMSELAEHAMEDEVSRRAVLYSLQTAIEAVMDIVAMLVKDVGLEVEDDYTNISKLVDERIINEEEGDTLRRFNGLRNAIAHHYNHLDLSRVEEALDFVDELYRIAVKLVKTAESFVE; encoded by the coding sequence ATGAGAAGAAAAAGATACTCGGAAAAACTTGAGTGGGTAGAAAAGGAAACTATCTTCATGTCTGAACTGGCTGAACACGCAATGGAGGACGAGGTCAGCAGAAGGGCTGTTCTCTACTCACTGCAGACTGCCATCGAAGCTGTCATGGACATCGTTGCCATGCTTGTTAAGGATGTGGGTCTGGAAGTTGAGGACGATTACACAAACATATCCAAGCTTGTAGACGAGAGAATTATAAACGAGGAGGAAGGAGATACGCTAAGAAGATTTAACGGTCTGAGGAATGCTATAGCTCACCACTACAACCATCTGGATCTCAGCAGGGTTGAAGAGGCGCTTGATTTTGTTGACGAACTGTACAGGATTGCCGTAAAGCTCGTGAAAACGGCTGAAAGTTTTGTGGAATAA
- a CDS encoding IS6 family transposase: MLPTLRQLVDYVKATKVFRRNKKNVELKILAALLYFFGLSLRRTSDFLSLFEEISRESVRIYYHRLKTALKPPRKKKRRLIAIDETKIKLEKKLIFVWAAIDVDTKECLAIWASEGRGSFEAYVFLREMLKHCENKPEIVVDRGFWYLWALKRLGLKYRHETFGNRNAVEGFFSRFKDRTLRFWNRFPFRSSFNSVQSWVESFMAFYNYWRCLS, translated from the coding sequence ATGCTCCCCACACTTAGGCAATTGGTAGATTACGTCAAGGCTACAAAAGTCTTTCGGAGGAACAAGAAAAATGTGGAATTAAAGATATTAGCAGCTCTATTATACTTCTTCGGTCTCTCTTTAAGAAGGACAAGCGATTTTCTATCTCTTTTCGAGGAAATAAGCCGCGAATCTGTTAGAATTTACTACCATAGGCTTAAAACAGCTCTAAAACCTCCAAGAAAGAAGAAAAGAAGACTTATTGCAATAGATGAAACAAAAATTAAACTTGAGAAGAAGCTAATCTTCGTATGGGCTGCTATAGACGTTGATACTAAAGAATGCTTAGCCATATGGGCTTCAGAAGGAAGAGGAAGCTTTGAAGCTTACGTTTTCTTAAGAGAGATGCTTAAACACTGTGAAAACAAGCCAGAGATCGTTGTAGATAGGGGGTTCTGGTATCTGTGGGCTTTGAAGAGGTTGGGATTGAAATACAGACATGAGACGTTTGGTAATAGAAATGCTGTTGAAGGGTTCTTTTCGAGATTTAAAGATAGGACGTTAAGATTCTGGAACAGATTTCCGTTTAGAAGCTCTTTTAATTCTGTTCAGAGCTGGGTAGAGAGCTTTATGGCTTTCTATAACTACTGGAGGTGTTTATCTTGA
- a CDS encoding glycosyltransferase, with amino-acid sequence MKPRTIAIFGPSRRFLSGISYYTIRLSNALAEFVDVKAVLFRNMLPKRLFPGWRRVGEDLTKLEFSGKVNVYEILDWYNPFTWVKAYSIAKQTDAIVFQWWTSSVAHMYLAIELLNKLSGKKPVVMEFHEVVDPLEGSILPIRIYSRIMGKLIRKLASHYVVHSEEDREQISRIYKIPKEKISVIPHGIYDHYEKVDNAKKRLGINEEFVILFFGLLRPYKGVKYLLKAFEMLPEDMIKKSRLLIVGETWEDRESVKIAEESLYRDKITIVNRYVPDSEVSLYFSASDLVILPYTRASQSGVAHIAMSFGLPIIATKVGGLKEALSGYAGTHFIEPKSAESIARTIERVYAGKYKNYPPPENLRWSNVAKKWIQLLESISARF; translated from the coding sequence ATGAAACCCAGAACCATTGCAATATTTGGCCCATCAAGACGCTTTCTCTCTGGAATTAGTTACTATACAATCCGCCTTTCCAATGCTCTGGCAGAATTTGTTGACGTTAAGGCTGTTTTATTTCGCAACATGCTGCCCAAAAGGCTTTTTCCTGGGTGGAGAAGGGTCGGCGAAGACCTGACGAAACTTGAATTTAGTGGGAAGGTAAACGTTTACGAAATCCTCGACTGGTACAATCCTTTCACGTGGGTTAAGGCTTACAGCATAGCGAAGCAAACTGATGCGATAGTATTCCAGTGGTGGACGTCGAGCGTTGCACACATGTATCTTGCAATAGAGCTTCTAAACAAGCTTTCGGGTAAAAAGCCAGTAGTCATGGAGTTTCATGAGGTAGTAGACCCTCTTGAAGGTTCCATACTGCCAATCAGGATTTACTCACGGATTATGGGGAAATTGATAAGAAAACTTGCCTCTCACTACGTGGTCCACTCCGAAGAAGACAGAGAGCAGATAAGCAGGATTTACAAAATTCCGAAAGAAAAAATCTCGGTAATTCCTCACGGCATATACGACCACTACGAGAAAGTTGATAACGCCAAAAAGAGGCTTGGAATTAATGAGGAGTTCGTTATTCTGTTCTTTGGTCTACTCCGCCCATACAAGGGAGTGAAATACCTCCTAAAAGCCTTTGAAATGCTGCCTGAAGACATGATAAAAAAATCGAGACTTCTTATTGTTGGAGAGACTTGGGAAGATAGAGAATCAGTAAAGATAGCTGAAGAGTCCTTATACAGGGATAAAATAACCATCGTCAACCGTTATGTGCCAGATAGTGAAGTTTCACTTTACTTTTCTGCAAGTGACTTGGTTATCCTGCCATATACAAGGGCTTCGCAGAGTGGAGTTGCGCACATTGCTATGTCTTTTGGCCTGCCAATAATAGCTACGAAGGTGGGGGGGCTGAAAGAAGCGCTTTCAGGTTATGCGGGAACGCACTTCATCGAACCAAAGAGCGCTGAAAGTATTGCAAGGACAATAGAAAGAGTTTATGCTGGAAAGTACAAAAACTACCCGCCACCCGAAAATCTCAGATGGAGTAATGTAGCGAAAAAATGGATACAATTACTGGAATCAATTAGCGCCCGGTTCTGA
- a CDS encoding DUF5615 family PIN-like protein — protein sequence MLDLKFLLDENIPKSVKNFLEHRGFSAEYVPKGIKDREVVSLAKEKRAILLTRDSDFANSVLYPPHEFFGIVVFCIHPPKPDKIVKALSLLLEEVKDIGGKLFVVEEEGFVVFESTDKK from the coding sequence ATGTTAGATTTAAAGTTCCTGTTAGATGAAAATATTCCTAAATCTGTAAAAAATTTTCTTGAGCACAGAGGATTTTCAGCAGAATACGTTCCGAAGGGTATAAAGGATCGGGAAGTTGTATCATTGGCAAAAGAAAAGAGAGCAATATTGCTCACGAGAGATTCTGACTTTGCTAATTCTGTTTTGTACCCACCACATGAATTTTTCGGTATTGTTGTATTTTGTATACACCCGCCTAAGCCAGACAAAATTGTAAAGGCTTTATCTCTGCTTTTGGAGGAAGTTAAGGACATCGGGGGCAAGTTGTTTGTAGTTGAGGAAGAGGGATTTGTAGTATTTGAAAGTACAGATAAAAAATAA
- a CDS encoding glycosyltransferase family 4 protein translates to MKIAQVCPRFLPHIGGVETHVYEISKRLVEEFDVEVLTTDPTGKLAKIEEIGGFTVRRFKSLAPSDSYYLSPSLHWYLKRTSGEYNIIHAHSYHAFPALHAAMTKKENKLIFTPHYHGKGHSLIRNLLHKPYKPLGSKIFDKADAIICVSEYEKNLVLKNFNVDGSIVHLIPNGVNLDEFKDIEKIKKSKDSSKKVILYVGRLEKYKGLDYVVEALARLDSEFILEIVGKGPYKQNIVRLANRLGVLNRIRFYQNLSRRELIEKYAKADVLVLLSKHEAYGLAVAEALAAKTPCIVANEAALTEWIDDRNVFGVDHPVNVCHLVRLIEDVVSREVSKVDKLKSWDEVAKEVRRVYLKLSLT, encoded by the coding sequence ATGAAAATAGCCCAAGTATGTCCTCGCTTCCTACCGCATATAGGCGGGGTCGAGACGCACGTTTACGAGATATCAAAAAGACTGGTTGAAGAATTCGATGTGGAGGTTCTAACAACAGATCCAACAGGAAAATTAGCAAAAATAGAGGAAATAGGAGGATTTACTGTTAGGAGGTTCAAGTCCCTTGCCCCTTCTGATTCTTACTACCTCTCCCCCAGCCTGCACTGGTATCTGAAAAGAACATCCGGAGAATACAATATCATTCATGCTCATAGCTACCATGCTTTTCCCGCACTACATGCTGCAATGACAAAGAAAGAGAACAAACTTATATTTACTCCACATTACCATGGCAAAGGACATAGCCTTATTAGAAACCTACTACACAAGCCCTACAAGCCCCTTGGTAGCAAAATATTCGATAAAGCTGACGCAATCATATGCGTATCTGAATACGAAAAAAACCTTGTCCTGAAGAATTTTAATGTTGATGGAAGTATTGTTCATTTAATCCCAAATGGTGTTAATCTCGACGAATTCAAGGACATCGAGAAGATTAAGAAGTCCAAAGATTCCAGTAAGAAAGTTATACTCTACGTGGGCAGACTGGAGAAGTACAAAGGCCTAGACTACGTGGTTGAAGCTTTAGCTAGACTTGATAGTGAGTTTATTTTGGAAATAGTCGGAAAGGGGCCCTATAAACAAAATATAGTGAGACTCGCAAACAGACTTGGAGTGCTTAACCGTATCCGGTTCTACCAGAATCTAAGCAGACGAGAGTTAATTGAAAAATATGCAAAAGCAGATGTTCTCGTCCTGCTTTCGAAGCATGAAGCTTATGGGCTTGCAGTTGCAGAAGCTCTGGCAGCGAAAACCCCATGTATAGTCGCCAACGAAGCGGCTTTGACAGAGTGGATCGATGACAGAAATGTTTTTGGTGTAGACCATCCCGTTAATGTCTGTCATTTAGTCAGACTCATAGAAGACGTTGTGAGCAGGGAAGTAAGCAAAGTTGACAAACTAAAAAGCTGGGATGAGGTTGCCAAAGAAGTAAGAAGAGTCTATTTGAAACTAAGTTTGACTTAA
- a CDS encoding nucleotidyltransferase domain-containing protein, with product MKKELKELLRELREDFREFATDCLGVLLYGSYARGEETKRSDVDVCLVMPSKQAISRVFGKLGGKYDIKVFEELPLYIRVDIVRNHVKVYSKDELDLYLYRQMKIWKDMEHRIKENSFESIEEKLRLRRRWLNEKKKILGKT from the coding sequence GTGAAGAAAGAGCTGAAGGAGCTTCTTCGAGAGCTCAGGGAAGACTTCAGAGAGTTTGCTACAGATTGTCTCGGTGTACTGCTTTACGGCTCCTACGCGAGGGGTGAGGAAACAAAGAGGAGTGATGTTGACGTTTGCCTCGTTATGCCATCAAAGCAGGCAATAAGCAGAGTTTTTGGCAAACTGGGTGGGAAGTATGACATCAAGGTCTTCGAGGAGCTCCCACTTTACATCCGTGTGGATATTGTGAGAAATCACGTTAAGGTATACTCAAAAGATGAACTCGACCTGTACCTCTACAGGCAGATGAAGATATGGAAGGACATGGAGCACAGAATAAAGGAGAACTCATTTGAAAGCATAGAAGAAAAACTCAGACTCAGGAGGAGATGGCTCAATGAGAAGAAAAAGATACTCGGAAAAACTTGA
- a CDS encoding Gfo/Idh/MocA family protein, with amino-acid sequence MKIGVIGLGRWGTKVAREYIALKDEGAIDSIVLCDTNECRLKQFADEAIALNQLNGVLSKVDGIHICSPNSTHYEIAKKALESGVHVLVEKPMTTNHNEAYELVEIATAENLILQVGHIFRFANVIRKIKELYDNRYFGQVYYFNLTWTHLMPYIKGVDVLWDLLPHPLDILNFITKEWPTEFIGVGRAYRRETLNEAVSIQAVYGDGKFANIHLSWINPIRRRILEIVGSKRTALVECVKQEIKVYENNEKTLDVKANNTIREEALNFIKAIETGKNNFNSSIVGARNVEMIERAINSLK; translated from the coding sequence ATGAAAATCGGTGTAATAGGGCTAGGACGGTGGGGGACGAAGGTTGCAAGAGAATACATTGCGCTAAAAGATGAGGGTGCAATAGATTCGATTGTTTTATGCGATACTAACGAATGTAGACTAAAACAATTTGCAGACGAAGCCATAGCATTAAATCAATTAAATGGAGTGCTTTCGAAAGTAGATGGGATCCACATCTGCTCCCCAAACTCTACTCATTACGAGATTGCCAAAAAAGCGTTAGAATCTGGAGTTCATGTTCTGGTAGAGAAACCTATGACTACAAACCACAATGAAGCGTATGAACTCGTGGAAATCGCTACTGCAGAAAACCTAATACTTCAGGTTGGACACATTTTCAGATTCGCAAACGTTATTAGAAAGATTAAGGAATTATATGACAATAGATATTTTGGCCAAGTTTATTATTTTAACCTGACATGGACTCACCTAATGCCATATATAAAAGGAGTAGATGTACTCTGGGACCTCCTACCACATCCTTTGGACATACTAAACTTTATTACAAAGGAGTGGCCCACGGAATTTATTGGTGTTGGTAGAGCATACAGGAGAGAGACGTTAAATGAAGCAGTCTCTATACAGGCAGTATATGGTGATGGAAAATTTGCGAACATACATCTGAGCTGGATCAACCCCATAAGACGGAGAATACTCGAGATAGTTGGCTCTAAACGAACGGCTTTAGTAGAATGTGTAAAACAAGAGATAAAAGTCTATGAAAACAATGAAAAAACATTAGATGTCAAAGCCAATAATACGATCAGAGAAGAAGCTTTGAACTTTATCAAAGCAATAGAAACTGGAAAGAATAATTTTAATTCAAGTATAGTTGGAGCAAGAAACGTAGAGATGATAGAAAGAGCTATAAATTCGCTAAAGTGA
- a CDS encoding DUF433 domain-containing protein has translation MFERIEIDTKKLGGKPVIKGTRIPIHLILEMLAEGMSIEDILGEYPELEEADVREAVRYASYLLSREELHEVPA, from the coding sequence ATGTTTGAGAGAATTGAGATTGACACAAAAAAACTGGGTGGTAAACCTGTAATTAAAGGAACAAGAATCCCCATCCACTTGATTCTTGAAATGCTCGCGGAAGGGATGAGTATTGAAGACATTCTCGGAGAGTACCCCGAGCTTGAGGAGGCAGATGTCAGGGAAGCAGTGAGATATGCATCTTACCTTTTGAGCAGAGAGGAGCTGCATGAAGTTCCTGCTTGA
- a CDS encoding DegT/DnrJ/EryC1/StrS family aminotransferase — MEPILTEEMINSAVNALKNERFLKGKSVNEFENYFSEFTGVNHAIAVNSGTTALHLSLIAMGIKSGDYVITTSATFIATANAIAYLHAKPVFVDISIDTYNIDPQGIEDAVRKHGDKVKAIVPVHLYGYPCEIDAILEIAEKCGLKVLEDACQAHGAMYRGQKVGSFGDAGAFSFYPSKNMTVAGDGGMITTNNEEIAEIVRSLRDVGRSKAHQYLHEYIGYTARMNTVNAAIGKIQVKYLEEWNEARRRIAKEYNRKLDGMGDIILPPKCSSKIKPVYHLYVIRTQYRDSLKEFLESRGVECGIHYPIPVHLQPPYRKIGYHEGMFPNTEKWAKEVLSLPMHPNLSNTDIEYIVTCIEDFFRVVK; from the coding sequence ATGGAACCAATACTAACTGAGGAAATGATAAACTCTGCCGTAAACGCTCTTAAAAATGAAAGATTTCTGAAAGGCAAGAGTGTAAATGAGTTCGAGAATTATTTTTCTGAATTTACGGGAGTTAACCATGCTATTGCCGTGAATAGTGGAACAACCGCTTTACACTTATCTCTAATAGCCATGGGGATAAAATCTGGGGATTACGTAATTACCACTTCAGCCACATTTATTGCTACTGCCAATGCAATAGCATACCTACACGCAAAGCCAGTATTTGTAGACATATCTATTGACACATACAATATTGATCCTCAAGGAATTGAAGACGCCGTGAGAAAACACGGAGATAAAGTAAAGGCAATTGTTCCTGTTCATCTTTATGGATATCCTTGTGAAATTGATGCAATATTAGAGATTGCTGAAAAATGCGGCTTAAAAGTTTTAGAAGATGCATGTCAAGCCCACGGTGCAATGTATAGGGGTCAAAAAGTTGGCTCATTTGGAGATGCTGGGGCGTTTTCATTCTATCCGTCTAAAAATATGACCGTGGCCGGAGATGGCGGAATGATTACCACAAACAATGAAGAGATAGCAGAGATAGTAAGGTCACTTAGAGACGTTGGCAGATCAAAAGCTCATCAATATCTGCATGAATATATAGGCTACACAGCAAGAATGAATACTGTGAACGCTGCAATTGGAAAGATCCAAGTAAAATATCTTGAAGAGTGGAATGAGGCAAGAAGAAGAATCGCCAAAGAATACAACAGAAAACTGGATGGGATGGGGGATATTATTCTCCCACCGAAATGTAGCAGTAAAATAAAGCCAGTATACCACCTATACGTCATTAGAACGCAGTATCGTGACAGTCTCAAAGAGTTCTTGGAGAGCAGAGGTGTAGAATGCGGCATTCATTATCCTATCCCAGTCCACTTACAACCGCCGTACAGAAAGATTGGTTACCACGAAGGTATGTTTCCCAACACCGAAAAATGGGCGAAAGAGGTTTTAAGTTTGCCTATGCATCCGAATTTAAGTAATACAGATATCGAGTATATTGTAACCTGTATAGAAGATTTCTTCAGGGTGGTCAAATGA
- a CDS encoding oligosaccharyl transferase, archaeosortase A system-associated produces MTGKNVLEKNWHWLFLGVAAIVSLYLRIINPWNSVFVSWIEGARLSGNDPWYYFRLIDSCIHNFPSRIWFDAFTYYPYGTYLHFGPFLVYLGTLVSFVAGAGDAASIRSVIAFIPAIGGTLLAFPVYLLTREISGKKAGVIASLLVVIIPGQLMARSVLGFNDHHIWEVFWMTSTLALFAYSINLWSGRSAKENLSDKSKLLAPVLTGIALGLYLDTWAPGFIVALMLLVYAFFVFIVKKYLKAETENLVYIGIITFLVASIIYLPFSFVYHGLNTVYYSPFQLIILLGSALVLAIFHGIEILEKRGYYSRLGIKEDYAFPATIAVSAAVVVGAITAVSPDFLNLLTRIIGVVQPKGGALTIAEVQPFFTMGGEFSLAPAWSNFAMTFFFAIPGMVYTAYRLVKERKSLYLLVLVWGVAMLIALTGQNRFAYYFGAVSAVFAAVMLEYFLRLYANYAVEKKFTRVYALSVLWFAAFLILRANPEYFLFALLLLVPALADAFLNLGGYATREWPDLDKLVDVLKRAKNQASVLAVVALLLFSALVLVYPTFAQANMQSKYAGGGINKEWYDALTWMRENTPGKDFYDEYYYELYEPGKPGEPYPYPEGTYGVMSWWDYGHWITAIAHRIPNANPFQQGIGNKYANQPGAAPFFTAFNESYANAIADRLGVKYVITDVEMATGKFYAMAVWAEGSLDRAGQMYYAGVGYVYQTPQGLGIAFNRFAVPTGAQIIRVLNVPSENYYRTMEARFHIFDGNGLQHYRMVYESGFVSIRSPMGFDEMMYRNIYNSVYANSIGLPKVNVTPTGYVKIFEYVKGAKITGKAPAGVDEVTIKATVTTNQNRTFVYEQKAKVENGVYEFIVPYAQNTKYPVKVSEYVITAGSVTKTVSITDEDVENGKVITLDFV; encoded by the coding sequence ATGACAGGCAAAAATGTTCTGGAGAAAAACTGGCATTGGCTGTTCCTCGGTGTTGCTGCCATAGTAAGTCTGTATCTCAGGATTATAAATCCTTGGAATTCTGTTTTCGTTTCCTGGATTGAAGGAGCAAGGTTGAGTGGTAACGATCCCTGGTACTACTTCAGGCTGATTGATAGCTGTATACACAATTTTCCCTCAAGAATCTGGTTCGATGCGTTTACGTATTATCCATACGGCACATACCTTCACTTTGGCCCCTTCCTCGTGTATCTGGGCACTCTGGTTTCGTTCGTAGCTGGAGCAGGCGACGCGGCATCCATCAGGTCAGTGATAGCGTTTATTCCTGCAATCGGTGGAACTCTGCTCGCTTTTCCTGTATATCTGTTAACCAGAGAGATCTCTGGCAAAAAAGCCGGAGTAATAGCCTCCCTGCTCGTCGTAATAATCCCTGGTCAGCTTATGGCAAGGAGCGTGCTGGGCTTCAACGACCACCACATATGGGAAGTATTCTGGATGACTTCAACGCTTGCTCTGTTTGCGTATTCGATAAACCTGTGGAGTGGTAGGAGCGCAAAGGAGAACCTGAGCGATAAATCGAAGCTGCTCGCGCCAGTTCTGACGGGCATCGCTCTCGGTCTTTATCTTGACACGTGGGCCCCAGGCTTTATAGTTGCACTGATGCTCCTTGTTTATGCATTTTTTGTATTCATTGTTAAGAAATACCTCAAAGCAGAAACCGAAAACCTCGTTTACATCGGCATAATCACGTTCCTCGTCGCTTCCATCATCTATCTACCATTCTCGTTCGTTTACCACGGGTTAAATACTGTATATTATTCTCCATTCCAGCTAATAATCTTGCTTGGCTCAGCTCTCGTTCTGGCAATCTTCCATGGCATTGAGATCCTTGAAAAGAGGGGCTACTATTCAAGGCTCGGAATTAAGGAGGATTATGCTTTTCCTGCAACCATTGCTGTTTCAGCAGCGGTGGTGGTTGGGGCAATAACCGCAGTTTCGCCTGACTTTTTAAATCTACTGACGAGAATTATAGGTGTCGTGCAGCCAAAAGGTGGCGCTCTAACCATAGCAGAAGTCCAGCCCTTCTTCACAATGGGTGGCGAGTTCAGTCTGGCTCCAGCATGGAGCAACTTCGCCATGACGTTCTTCTTTGCAATCCCAGGCATGGTCTACACTGCCTACAGACTCGTTAAGGAAAGAAAGAGCCTTTACCTCCTTGTTCTCGTCTGGGGAGTTGCAATGCTTATCGCTTTAACAGGACAGAACAGATTCGCCTACTACTTCGGTGCAGTTTCTGCAGTCTTTGCTGCTGTGATGCTCGAATACTTCCTCAGACTCTACGCAAACTATGCGGTCGAAAAGAAGTTCACCCGTGTATATGCGCTATCAGTTCTCTGGTTCGCTGCGTTCTTGATCCTGCGTGCGAATCCAGAGTACTTCCTCTTCGCGCTGCTCCTTCTCGTTCCGGCTCTGGCAGACGCGTTCCTGAATCTTGGCGGTTACGCAACGCGCGAGTGGCCCGATCTGGACAAACTTGTAGATGTTCTGAAGAGGGCGAAGAACCAGGCGTCCGTGCTGGCAGTTGTTGCGCTGCTGCTATTTTCTGCGCTGGTGCTCGTTTATCCAACCTTCGCCCAGGCGAACATGCAGAGCAAGTACGCAGGCGGAGGTATCAACAAGGAGTGGTATGACGCGTTAACCTGGATGCGGGAGAACACTCCCGGCAAAGACTTCTACGACGAGTACTACTATGAACTCTACGAGCCCGGTAAGCCCGGAGAACCCTATCCTTATCCAGAAGGTACCTACGGAGTCATGAGCTGGTGGGACTACGGGCACTGGATTACTGCTATTGCTCACCGCATACCAAATGCGAACCCGTTCCAGCAGGGGATAGGTAACAAGTATGCCAATCAGCCAGGAGCAGCACCATTCTTCACAGCATTCAACGAGAGCTACGCAAATGCCATAGCTGACAGGCTGGGCGTCAAATACGTGATAACGGATGTGGAGATGGCTACCGGCAAGTTCTACGCAATGGCCGTTTGGGCTGAAGGCTCTCTTGACAGGGCTGGGCAGATGTACTATGCGGGTGTGGGCTACGTCTATCAGACTCCACAGGGCTTGGGAATTGCATTTAACCGCTTTGCCGTTCCCACAGGGGCGCAGATCATCAGGGTGCTCAACGTGCCCAGCGAGAACTACTACCGCACCATGGAAGCTCGTTTCCACATCTTTGATGGCAACGGCCTGCAGCACTACCGCATGGTTTACGAGAGCGGTTTCGTCAGCATACGAAGCCCCATGGGATTCGACGAGATGATGTACAGAAATATATACAACAGTGTTTACGCAAACAGTATCGGTTTGCCGAAGGTCAATGTCACACCAACGGGTTACGTCAAGATATTCGAGTACGTTAAGGGAGCTAAAATAACGGGGAAGGCTCCGGCAGGAGTGGACGAGGTAACCATAAAGGCAACCGTAACGACTAACCAGAACAGAACCTTCGTGTACGAGCAGAAGGCGAAGGTTGAGAACGGAGTATATGAATTCATCGTACCCTATGCCCAGAACACAAAGTATCCGGTGAAGGTGTCGGAGTACGTGATAACGGCGGGCAGCGTTACGAAGACGGTATCGATTACTGATGAGGACGTTGAGAATGGAAAAGTGATTACCCTTGATTTTGTTTAA